The region GTTTGCAAGGGCGTACGATTTAACGGAGATGCCCTCGTCACGAGCCTCACGGCTGCGTTCGTTTTACTAGGCCGGAAACACACCGAAGATGCCTTCTTTTCGGCCATGAGCGCGAACATCGATGAGATGTCTGCTAAAGGCAAGGAAGCTTGGTGTGCGGCAACTATCAAGGCTGCAAAAGAACGAAACTCCGAGATGCTTACCGAAGACTGATGCCGAACCCGATTGTCATCTCGTGCCAGTCGATCGACGTGTGTTCTCTGTTCCGACGTCACGGGTCTAAGCAATCGAGCTTAAACGGAGCGTGAAACCACCAACCGGAAAGCAATGCCACCGCACCAAACCGTGCTATGGCTATCTCTCCAGGACGATTCTACTTCGTGGCGCGAGGCATTAACCATGACTGGCGATACAAAGCTTCGGACCCTGAAAGACCAGCTTGAATCCGAAACCGCCGACTTGGAGCGGAGCGCCGCTGAAGACTCGGAGCGGTACAACGGTGGCGACTGGTGGCAATTGACCGATGAGGAGGAATCCATTTTCGAAATCGACCGGGAGCGGTTCCAGCGTATGATGACTGTCTGGTCATGCTACGAGGCTTTCAAGAATATTGCCTTCAGCCTGTCATGGGATGAAGGCCTACTCGAACAGGCCGAGCGGCAGCATCCCGAATGGTGCAATGCGGGCATATCCGGGAACGAATTTTCTGACTTCGCTAAGGCATTCGGCGGACTGACCCACCGGGAAGCCCATGCGTTCTATGCCAAGCATGATTCCTGGTGCATCCGCGCTGGCATAAGCCAATATCCCGACGGGTCATAACTGGTGCAAATCTGCGCCCCGGGGTCCAAAGATTGCCCCGGCCGCCAATCGCGGACGCTGCATTTTAAGGCTCACGTCTGCGAATGGCTGACGAATAACACGCTCTGTTTTGCGCGTGATTATTGCACGGAGAAACCAACGTTTTCAATTGGAGAATTTGTAGTGCAGATCCCATGTTATCCCGCGAAATCCGCAACCTCAAACTCCGGACGAATTTCAATGTCCGAATCCACTAGCATGGGATTCGGGCACCGCTTCAGCCATTCGACGGCTTCGTCCATCGACTTGACCTCCCAAAGCCAATAACCGGCGATTTGCTCCTCCGTCGGTGGGGCTGGATATAGTGGCGGATATTGCAGGAGATTTTCGGGGTCGTCGCCGGGGTCTTCGATCGTGGCTTCGTCGGGGCCGAGTTCAAGATGTTGACGCTCCCGTCTTGCCGACAGAGACTTGAACCTGGTTGATCGCCCTTCCGTCGCCATCCCTGGTGAAGAAAGGGCTCGGAGGCAATTCACCCAACTTCAGGTGTCGTGACGAAATGCCGATCAACAATCTACGCCGCCGGACGGATGTCCGCTTCCAAGGACCAAATCAAAGGCCCGGTAATGACGCATTTCTGATGAGGATGATCAGATTTCTCAAAGCTATTGCACTTGCTGGGCTACTGTCTCTGACGCCAGCTCACGCGGATTCTGCCCTGAGTTTATTAGCCGATTTGGCCGGTCATTGGGCTGGTGGTGGCACAGTCACGATGGCCAATGGCTTGAAAGAGCGTCTCCACTGTCGGGCAACTTATGCGGTTAATTTCCTGGCACTTTCGGTGCGACAATCATTGCGTTGCGCAAGTAATAGTTCCACCGTTAATCTCACGGCTAACCTCGAAGGCTCTTTGGATGGGTCTGTAGCAGGGTCGTGGCAAGAGTCTTCCCATGGCAAAGCGGGCTCATTGTCGGGTCAGGTAAGGGGTTCTCGTATTAGCATGACGGCGATAGGCCCCGGTGTGTCGGCTCGCATGGCTATTCAAACGCAAGGGCGGACACAGTC is a window of Methylocapsa sp. D3K7 DNA encoding:
- a CDS encoding YciI family protein; translation: MNCLRALSSPGMATEGRSTRFKSLSARRERQHLELGPDEATIEDPGDDPENLLQYPPLYPAPPTEEQIAGYWLWEVKSMDEAVEWLKRCPNPMLVDSDIEIRPEFEVADFAG